The window GAGGTGCGATTGCCGGCGAGATGAAGGGATTGGCCGGGTCGATGGCTGCCcagatgatgaagccgaCAAAGCAATCACAGATAAACTCTGTGAAGAAGACGTATCCCATTGACTGATCAGGGTTGGGGAACGAGCATAGAATACTTGCGGGAGCGCCATTTGCAACGAGAGGCTTGCCAGCGGCAAGGAGCAATTCCTTCATCTCGTTGATTTGCTGGTGGTATATTCCCATGAGCACCAGAGCAGCCAAAAATCCACCAACAAGCTGACTGAAGATATAATAGGGCACTTTTTTGAGGGGGAAACCTTGCCAAATACAAAGGCAAATTGTAACAGCAGGACTGAAGTGGCCACCCGAGGTTGGGGCACAAGTaatgatggcaaaggcaatgccaagggcaaaagcaaaaccGATTGCGAAGAGACTTCCAAAGGCTGAGGTGCCGATAGGTGATGCGGCGTTCAAGGTAAAGGTGGCAATGGCGCCGATTCCAGGCAGCACATACATGAACACTCCAGTCGCCTCCGCTATACACTCCCGCAGCCAGCGAGGCCGCCTGTGTTCGAAGTCGAGTCGGCGCTGCGAGATGCGCCTGGGAGGGACGACATTGCGAGGAACGTGTTTCTGGGTGGCTTCAGTTGTGCCCAACTCCACTTCATTTCACAACAAGTTAGTTAACTGTCTTTACACGACGAGGATATTGTATCCGCTAGGATCAAAGGACAGAACGTACAGTCATGGGTGTGTAGACGATTCAACTCTCGAGTCGTCATGGTGCTGTCTTGTGTAACCAGACGTTTCACTTGTACTaggttgatgttgaagcaATTGAGGTgtgaagagagaagggaagGAGGCGAGATATGTCCTCTACTACAGGAAAAGGCAAGAGACTAAATAGTTGAATGCTACCTAGacaccaacaccatcatcagGAATGCataccatcatcatcatacgGTCAAGCCGTGCCAGCCTCTTGCAAACTCCGCACCCTTGTTTGCAGGCCCC is drawn from Trichoderma atroviride chromosome 7, complete sequence and contains these coding sequences:
- a CDS encoding uncharacterized protein (EggNog:ENOG41~TransMembrane:8 (i54-75o87-107i114-131o137-158i198-218o224-246i258-275o281-300i)) — its product is MTTRELNRLHTHDLELGTTEATQKHVPRNVVPPRRISQRRLDFEHRRPRWLRECIAEATGVFMYVLPGIGAIATFTLNAASPIGTSAFGSLFAIGFAFALGIAFAIITCAPTSGGHFSPAVTICLCIWQGFPLKKVPYYIFSQLVGGFLAALVLMGIYHQQINEMKELLLAAGKPLVANGAPASILCSFPNPDQSMGYVFFTEFICDCFVGFIIWAAIDPANPFISPAIAPLMIGLAYAAMAWGFGDVTLTMNMARDLGPRIVAAIFFGKEAFTYKNYSPIAILVSIPATLVSSAFYEFVFRDSVSVIQSGHAVHEDGDEALVRHITRTTTVEGIDERRGDYKS